A part of Variovorax sp. HW608 genomic DNA contains:
- a CDS encoding (2Fe-2S)-binding protein, producing MRVNGRSVDLPASREATLLHVLRNDLGLNGPKFGCGLGQCGACTVWVDGVAARACVIPARCVAGRAITTLEGLPDVAPKLGTLVSSPPPKGAAAPWGGPAARPRERWHPVQQAFEDAQAAQCGYCLNGMVMQAAALLAREPNPSEARIRSELSGNLCRCGTHVEIVAAVQRAALSLAGGADS from the coding sequence GTGAGGGTCAACGGACGCAGCGTCGATCTCCCCGCGTCCCGCGAGGCGACGCTTTTGCATGTGCTGCGCAACGACCTGGGGCTGAACGGCCCCAAATTCGGTTGCGGGCTCGGGCAATGCGGGGCCTGCACCGTGTGGGTCGATGGCGTGGCCGCGCGCGCCTGCGTGATTCCGGCGCGTTGCGTTGCCGGCCGCGCAATCACCACCCTTGAAGGACTTCCGGACGTGGCCCCCAAGCTCGGCACTCTCGTGTCCTCGCCACCCCCCAAGGGGGCTGCCGCGCCTTGGGGCGGCCCGGCGGCGCGGCCGCGCGAACGCTGGCACCCGGTGCAGCAGGCCTTCGAAGATGCACAGGCCGCGCAATGCGGCTATTGCCTGAACGGCATGGTGATGCAGGCGGCCGCGCTGCTCGCGCGCGAGCCGAATCCGAGCGAAGCGCGCATCCGCAGCGAACTCTCGGGCAACCTGTGCCGCTGCGGCACGCATGTGGAGATCGTGGCCGCGGTGCAGCGCGCCGCACTGTCGCTGGCCGGAGGCGCCGACTCGTGA
- a CDS encoding ABC transporter ATP-binding protein has translation MSSHEVLLEAKALCAWYGAAQILYDVDLEVRRGEVVALMGRNGAGKSTTLKALIGMLAKRRGAVRFLGHDISKAEPHQAARLGLGFVPEDRRVFTDLSVMENLEVGKQAARRWSDGADAPLWTPERLFKLFPNLGEMPNRPGGRMSGGEQQMLTVARTLMGNPYLVLLDEPSEGVAPVIVEQMANMILELKAQGVSILLSEQNMHFAELVSDRAYVLEKGQIRYQATMAELAANDEVRRAYLSV, from the coding sequence ATGAGCTCACATGAAGTCCTGCTCGAAGCCAAGGCGCTGTGCGCCTGGTACGGCGCGGCGCAGATCCTTTATGACGTCGATCTCGAAGTGCGTCGCGGCGAAGTCGTTGCCCTGATGGGCCGCAACGGCGCGGGCAAGTCCACCACGCTCAAGGCATTGATCGGCATGCTTGCCAAGCGCCGCGGCGCCGTGCGCTTCCTCGGCCACGACATCTCGAAGGCGGAGCCGCATCAGGCGGCCCGCCTCGGTCTCGGCTTCGTGCCGGAAGACCGCCGCGTGTTCACCGACCTCAGCGTGATGGAGAACCTCGAAGTCGGCAAGCAGGCCGCACGCCGCTGGAGCGATGGCGCCGATGCGCCGCTGTGGACGCCCGAGCGCCTCTTCAAGCTCTTCCCGAACCTCGGCGAAATGCCCAATCGCCCGGGCGGCCGCATGAGCGGCGGCGAGCAGCAGATGCTGACCGTGGCGCGCACGCTGATGGGCAACCCGTACCTCGTGCTGCTCGACGAACCCTCCGAAGGCGTCGCGCCGGTGATCGTCGAGCAGATGGCGAACATGATCCTGGAGCTCAAGGCGCAGGGCGTGAGCATCCTGCTGTCGGAGCAGAACATGCATTTCGCCGAGCTGGTCTCCGACCGCGCGTATGTGCTGGAGAAGGGCCAGATTCGCTACCAGGCCACGATGGCCGAGCTGGCCGCGAACGACGAAGTGCGGCGTGCCTACCTGAGCGTCTGA
- a CDS encoding ABC transporter substrate-binding protein, whose amino-acid sequence MTPLRFAFTAAAVATLVTALVPAHAQGVIKIGEINSYKAQPAFLEPYKKGMELAIDEINAQGGVNGKKIELVSRDDNANPGDAVRVAEELVSREKVDILAGTFLSNTGLAVADFAKQKKFFFLAGEPLTDKLTWQGGNAYTVRLRPGTYMQAAMLVPEAAKLKKKRWAVVYPNYEYGQSAVAAFKQLLKAAQPDVEFVAEQATPLGKVDAGSVVQALADAKPDAIFNVLFGADLSKFVREGNTRGLFKDRDVVSVLTGEPEYMDPLKDEAPTGWIVTGYPWYGITTPEHKKFEQAYQAKFKDYPRLGSVVGYTMVKSAAAGIAKAKSTEPEKLVAAFKGLQVDTPFGKITYRPEDNQSTMGAFVGRTKNEGGKGVMVDYVYLDGADAKYQPSAAEIKKGRAD is encoded by the coding sequence ATGACCCCACTGCGTTTCGCCTTCACCGCGGCTGCCGTCGCCACGCTCGTCACCGCACTCGTTCCCGCGCATGCGCAGGGCGTGATCAAGATCGGCGAGATCAACAGCTACAAGGCCCAGCCCGCCTTCCTCGAGCCCTACAAGAAGGGCATGGAGCTCGCGATCGACGAGATCAACGCGCAAGGCGGCGTCAACGGCAAGAAGATCGAGCTCGTCAGCCGCGACGACAACGCCAACCCCGGCGATGCGGTGCGCGTGGCCGAAGAGCTGGTGTCGCGCGAGAAGGTCGACATCCTGGCGGGCACCTTCCTGTCGAACACCGGCCTCGCCGTCGCCGACTTCGCCAAGCAAAAGAAGTTCTTCTTCCTCGCCGGCGAGCCGCTGACCGACAAGCTCACCTGGCAGGGCGGCAACGCCTACACCGTGCGCCTGCGTCCCGGCACCTACATGCAGGCTGCGATGCTGGTGCCCGAGGCGGCCAAGCTCAAGAAGAAGCGCTGGGCGGTGGTCTACCCCAACTACGAGTACGGCCAGTCGGCAGTCGCGGCGTTCAAGCAGCTGCTCAAGGCTGCGCAGCCCGATGTGGAGTTCGTCGCCGAACAGGCCACGCCGCTCGGCAAGGTCGATGCCGGCAGCGTGGTGCAGGCGCTCGCCGATGCCAAGCCCGATGCGATCTTCAACGTGCTCTTCGGCGCCGACCTCTCGAAGTTCGTGCGCGAGGGCAACACGCGCGGCCTGTTCAAGGACCGCGACGTGGTCAGCGTGCTGACCGGCGAGCCCGAGTACATGGACCCGCTGAAGGACGAAGCGCCCACCGGCTGGATCGTGACCGGCTACCCGTGGTACGGCATCACCACGCCGGAGCACAAGAAGTTCGAACAGGCCTACCAGGCCAAGTTCAAGGACTATCCGCGCCTCGGCTCGGTGGTGGGCTACACGATGGTCAAGTCGGCTGCCGCGGGCATCGCGAAGGCCAAGAGCACCGAGCCTGAAAAGCTGGTCGCGGCCTTCAAGGGCCTGCAGGTGGACACGCCGTTCGGCAAGATCACCTATCGCCCGGAAGACAACCAGTCCACCATGGGCGCGTTCGTCGGCCGCACCAAGAACGAAGGCGGCAAGGGTGTGATGGTCGATTACGTCTACCTCGACGGCGCGGATGCGAAGTACCAGCCTTCCGCTGCCGAGATCAAGAAGGGCCGGGCTGACTGA
- a CDS encoding ABC transporter permease — MSFSGFIVQLLNGLASASSLFLVAAGLSLIFGVTRIVNFAHGSFFMVGIYVAYTLVDRLGGGLGFWPALVLAALAVGVLGALIEVVLLRRIYKAPELFQLLATFALVLVIKDAVLWLWGPDELLGPRAPGLAGSVSILGRQFPSYDLFLIVVGPVVLGLVWMLLTRTRFGTLVRAATQDREMVSALGVNQAWLFTAVFALGALLAGLGGALQLPREPATLEMDLNTIGAAFVVVVVGGMGSIPGAYVAALLIAEIKAICIWLGVVDVFGLSISFSKLTLVVDFLVMAVVLVWRPWGLMGRPQAPSRYVGMQEEPLRRPSRTYLVAAGVFGLVLAAMPLVTADSPYTTVLMIDLMIAALFATSLHFIMGPAGMHSFGHAAYFGLGAYGAALLVRASGMPMELALIVAPLVAAVGAFVFGWFAVRLSGVYLAMLTLAFSQITWAVTYQWDSFTGGSNGLTGVWPSAWLADKRAYYWLTLLLVGAGVLWLRRVLFSPFGYTLRAGRDSALRADAIGIDVKRMQWAAFVIAGIAAGLAGALFAFSKGSISPESLSVGKSVDGLVMVLLGGIQTLAGPVVGAVTFTWLHDTVARNTDYWRAMLGGIILLLVLLFPQGIAGFAKQLFDRKRHAAEAAELKEAKA; from the coding sequence ATGAGCTTTTCCGGTTTCATCGTCCAGCTTCTCAACGGGCTGGCGAGCGCGTCGTCGCTGTTTCTCGTCGCGGCGGGTCTGTCGCTGATCTTCGGCGTCACGCGCATCGTGAACTTCGCGCATGGCTCGTTCTTCATGGTCGGCATCTACGTGGCCTATACGCTGGTCGACCGGCTGGGCGGCGGCCTCGGCTTCTGGCCTGCGCTGGTGCTCGCGGCGCTCGCGGTCGGCGTGCTCGGCGCGCTGATCGAGGTGGTGCTGCTGCGCCGCATCTACAAGGCGCCGGAGCTCTTCCAGCTGCTCGCGACCTTCGCGCTCGTGCTCGTCATCAAGGACGCGGTGCTGTGGCTCTGGGGGCCGGACGAACTGCTCGGCCCGCGCGCGCCGGGGCTCGCGGGATCGGTGTCGATCCTCGGGCGCCAGTTTCCTTCGTACGACCTGTTCCTGATCGTCGTCGGGCCGGTGGTGCTCGGCCTCGTGTGGATGCTGCTGACGCGCACGCGCTTCGGCACGCTGGTGCGCGCCGCGACCCAGGACCGCGAGATGGTCAGCGCGCTCGGCGTGAATCAGGCGTGGCTCTTCACGGCGGTGTTCGCGCTCGGCGCATTGCTGGCGGGGCTCGGCGGCGCGCTGCAACTGCCGCGCGAACCGGCCACGCTCGAGATGGACCTCAACACCATCGGCGCCGCCTTCGTCGTCGTGGTGGTCGGCGGCATGGGCTCGATTCCCGGCGCGTACGTTGCCGCGCTGCTGATCGCGGAGATCAAGGCGATCTGCATCTGGCTCGGCGTGGTCGATGTGTTCGGCCTCAGCATCTCGTTCTCCAAGCTCACGCTGGTGGTCGACTTCCTCGTGATGGCGGTGGTGCTCGTGTGGCGCCCGTGGGGGCTCATGGGCCGGCCGCAGGCGCCGAGCCGCTACGTGGGCATGCAGGAGGAGCCGTTGCGCCGTCCCAGCAGGACCTACCTCGTCGCGGCCGGCGTGTTCGGTCTGGTGCTGGCCGCGATGCCGCTGGTCACGGCCGACTCGCCCTACACCACGGTGCTGATGATCGACCTGATGATCGCCGCTCTGTTCGCGACCAGCCTGCATTTCATCATGGGTCCGGCGGGCATGCATTCCTTCGGCCACGCGGCGTACTTCGGCCTCGGCGCCTACGGCGCGGCGCTGCTGGTGCGCGCGAGCGGCATGCCGATGGAGCTCGCGCTCATCGTCGCGCCGCTGGTGGCCGCGGTCGGCGCCTTCGTCTTCGGCTGGTTCGCGGTGCGCCTTTCGGGCGTCTACCTCGCGATGCTCACGCTGGCCTTCTCGCAGATCACCTGGGCCGTCACCTACCAGTGGGACAGCTTCACCGGCGGCAGCAACGGCCTGACCGGCGTCTGGCCGTCGGCATGGCTCGCGGACAAGCGGGCCTACTACTGGCTCACGCTGCTGCTGGTCGGCGCGGGCGTGCTGTGGCTGCGCCGCGTGCTGTTCTCGCCCTTCGGCTACACGCTGCGCGCGGGGCGCGACTCGGCGCTGCGCGCGGATGCGATCGGCATCGATGTCAAGCGCATGCAATGGGCCGCCTTCGTGATCGCCGGCATCGCCGCCGGTCTGGCGGGCGCGTTGTTCGCTTTCTCCAAGGGCAGCATCTCGCCGGAATCGCTGAGCGTCGGCAAGTCGGTCGATGGCCTCGTGATGGTGCTGCTCGGTGGCATCCAGACGCTGGCCGGCCCGGTGGTCGGCGCCGTGACCTTCACCTGGCTGCACGACACCGTGGCGCGCAACACCGACTACTGGCGCGCGATGCTGGGCGGCATCATCCTGCTGCTCGTGCTGCTGTTCCCGCAGGGCATCGCGGGGTTCGCCAAGCAGCTCTTCGACCGCAAGCGGCATGCCGCGGAAGCCGCCGAACTCAAGGAAGCGAAGGCATGA
- the pncA gene encoding bifunctional nicotinamidase/pyrazinamidase: protein MHDTQRRSLLKSAAALGLLGGLGASAPLFAAARIKPGANAALIVVDVQNCFVDGGTLPVKGGAEVVPLINKLAGSFENIVVTQDWHTQGHASFASAHEGKKPFETTKLSYGNQVLWPDHCVQGTDDAALHKDLKLPTAQLIIRKGFHKGMDSYSAFEEADHKTATGLAGYLKGRGIKTVFVTGLATDFCVAWTAMDARKAGFDVYVIEDATRAIDLNGSLAAAWKQMNAKGVKRIQSADIETV, encoded by the coding sequence ATGCACGACACCCAACGCAGATCCCTCTTGAAGTCGGCCGCAGCCCTGGGGCTGCTCGGCGGTCTCGGCGCTTCGGCGCCGTTGTTCGCGGCGGCCAGGATCAAGCCCGGCGCCAATGCGGCGCTGATCGTGGTCGATGTGCAGAACTGCTTCGTCGACGGCGGCACGCTGCCGGTGAAGGGCGGCGCGGAGGTGGTGCCGCTGATCAACAAGCTCGCGGGTTCGTTCGAGAACATCGTGGTCACGCAGGACTGGCACACGCAAGGCCATGCGTCGTTCGCGAGCGCGCACGAGGGCAAGAAGCCCTTCGAAACCACCAAGCTGAGCTACGGCAACCAGGTGCTGTGGCCCGACCACTGCGTGCAGGGCACCGACGATGCCGCGCTCCACAAGGACCTGAAGCTGCCGACCGCGCAGCTCATTATCCGCAAGGGCTTCCACAAGGGGATGGACAGCTACTCGGCCTTCGAGGAAGCGGACCACAAGACAGCGACCGGGCTCGCCGGCTACCTCAAGGGGCGCGGCATCAAGACCGTGTTCGTGACCGGGCTCGCGACCGATTTCTGCGTGGCCTGGACCGCGATGGACGCGCGCAAGGCCGGCTTCGACGTCTACGTGATCGAGGACGCCACGCGCGCGATCGATCTCAACGGCTCGCTGGCCGCCGCGTGGAAGCAGATGAACGCGAAGGGCGTCAAGCGCATCCAGTCCGCCGACATCGAAACCGTGTGA
- a CDS encoding ABC transporter ATP-binding protein encodes MSLLKVAELGKSFGGVKAVDGISFDLAPGELLALIGPNGAGKSTTFNMVNGQLKADRGSILLGGEELVGKKPREIWRLGVGRTFQIAETFASLTVVENVQMALLSHDHRLFSTWRRAADHKREEALALLDQVGMKSQADRPCSVLAYGDVKRVELAIAMANSPKLLLMDEPTAGMAPKERNSLMALTKQLVIDRGMAVLFTEHSMDVVFAYADRMIVLARGRLIAQGKPLEIRDHPKVQEVYFGSGKTFEKIAEKAAAVNAAVGEAA; translated from the coding sequence ATGAGCCTCCTCAAAGTTGCAGAACTCGGCAAGTCCTTCGGCGGCGTGAAGGCTGTCGACGGCATCAGCTTCGATCTCGCGCCGGGGGAACTGCTGGCGCTCATCGGGCCGAACGGCGCGGGCAAGTCCACCACCTTCAACATGGTCAACGGGCAGCTGAAGGCCGATCGCGGCTCGATCCTGCTGGGTGGCGAGGAACTCGTCGGCAAGAAGCCGCGCGAGATCTGGCGCCTGGGCGTGGGCCGCACCTTCCAGATCGCCGAGACCTTCGCCTCGCTCACCGTGGTCGAGAACGTGCAGATGGCGCTCTTGTCGCACGACCACAGGCTGTTCTCCACCTGGCGCCGCGCGGCAGACCACAAGCGCGAGGAGGCGCTCGCGCTGCTCGACCAGGTCGGCATGAAGTCGCAGGCCGACCGCCCATGCAGCGTGCTCGCCTACGGCGACGTCAAGCGCGTGGAGCTCGCGATCGCGATGGCCAACAGCCCCAAGCTGCTGCTCATGGACGAACCCACCGCCGGCATGGCGCCCAAGGAGCGCAACTCGCTGATGGCGCTGACCAAGCAGCTCGTCATCGACCGCGGCATGGCGGTGCTCTTCACCGAGCACAGCATGGATGTGGTGTTCGCCTATGCCGATCGCATGATCGTGCTGGCGCGCGGACGCCTCATCGCGCAGGGCAAGCCGCTGGAGATCCGCGACCATCCGAAGGTCCAGGAGGTCTATTTCGGCAGCGGAAAGACCTTCGAGAAGATCGCCGAGAAGGCGGCCGCAGTGAATGCCGCGGTGGGAGAAGCAGCATGA